In a single window of the Anaerocolumna cellulosilytica genome:
- a CDS encoding SDR family NAD(P)-dependent oxidoreductase — protein MKDYYKYILENVSNGKIEKQVAIDILTMLKTIEQEKKLDYGKRSKEDIAVIGMAVKLPKADSTEEFWYNIKNGIDCISDFPASRRGDTDKAVKAMYSREGNVLYNIGGYLNEIDKFDCSFFKLSPKEASLMDPSQRLLLQTTVNAIENAGYGGTKITGTKTGVYVGYSSDFGESYKGYAEWSENTFTGFTLTGNIESILAGRISYTLDLKGPSIVVDTACSSSLVAVHLACQGLRTGDCDMAVAGGVNINLLPLKTNSSQRIGIESSTSRARTFDDSSDGTGFGEGVAVVFLKPLNKAIDDGDIIHAVIKGTAVNQDGSSSGITAPNSAAQEEVILKAWKDANINPETITYIEAHGTGTRLGDPIEVEGIRRAFGQHIKKKQFCGIGSVKTNIGHLDNAAGIAGLIKVIMALKNKQLPPTLNFSRPNSHIDFENSPVYICNRLRRWETAGIPRRCGVNSFGLSGTNCHVVVEESPSLHEKGSGEGNKDMPYVLAISALSEEALKTLVTRYRHYIKNYITVDGNFLKNMCFTASTGRDHHTFRLALIIRDCKELADKLDKMIASDIRSYEREGIYYGRHRITADPGSAQTSGEISMDGIRQMSEQANRKIKEFVDSGQCKDDELSRLCELYIQGAAVQWEILFKGIDCKRTELPEYPFERKRCWLKGPDEFESANTTGEVDMFHTILWKKVSEERFSVHSNQGGVLVLCNGSDMGREITAGIREAGREVILAEFGDTFSKISDDRYIVGKSMHDYTRLIAEVSGRQLSKVLYITISMDTMEPETIRELHEIQQRGVFSFLNLIRALLQSENKQKVDFLLVSQNVNQVTGSEENLSPWQAPLFGLGRVIPKEYRKFAIRCLDIDSKTTVEDIIAELDRTAKDYIIAYRDGNKYVETLENVVLSREATDKVVIKRNGVYIITGGTGGIGLEIGQYLAEKENVKLALISRSQFPVKNEWKMEEEKGGKRAKQIKKIREIEETGSVVELCEADVSNWDDMKKCVNFLREKYGRINGIIHCAGVAGDGFIFKKDETVFKDVLNPKVFGTWILDKLTEDDEPDFFVMFSSMESLIGRAGQGDYTSANSFLDAYAAYRNNQGKRTFVINWPAWKDTGMAYDYGVISGIEFLKPMDISEAINAFDRVLHSGIQRVIPGELNIRVLRESSTGTNINIPDIVNDYIVRKNSGERVPSERCSIDRRSNYTAVKINGRESGSYTETEKRLADVWGGMLDIEEINVNDRFNEIGGNSIIAVGMEVELEKMGILADASDIDKYPTLAEFAAFLDSKSCGEGISKNKAETSPEAFSLVHTLDCNSEKPSLEATVSNEVILEGIEPFNDVYYKSCFYNSLFPVVKYFRKDVLAFLTNQIIAYDYSDNSKIPLSVSYHSIKDNSIILNEIGIIAHAKNTSQDIIYDITSSITEGKPVILWVDSYYEPIRNDTFHKKHLAHSWLIYGFNETKRECYIIEHRHSDSLAYEKCVLGYDDVINSYEGFINNFQNDMTRIPSYSNYSLYSDEEINGNKNSQLNHLHVFGENYLKYKDIVLKGLENIKLFQEIYTTIVEDEKVLSENVVPLINCLNEVINIKKVESYRARMIFRPKTDYAQIVDEITEYWDLIRKKLARYMYSSVYKPEELILTGKVINTIYIMEHRHHKMLSGDFIIKRNDSYIF, from the coding sequence GTGAAAGATTATTACAAATATATCCTGGAGAATGTGTCAAATGGAAAAATTGAAAAACAGGTGGCCATTGATATACTCACAATGCTGAAGACTATAGAGCAGGAAAAAAAATTGGATTACGGAAAAAGGTCAAAGGAAGATATAGCTGTTATTGGTATGGCAGTAAAACTTCCAAAGGCAGACTCCACTGAAGAGTTTTGGTACAACATTAAGAATGGAATAGATTGTATTTCTGATTTTCCTGCCAGCCGGAGAGGTGACACCGATAAAGCAGTAAAAGCTATGTATAGCAGAGAGGGAAATGTACTATATAATATTGGAGGTTATCTTAATGAAATCGATAAGTTTGATTGTTCTTTTTTTAAGCTATCTCCTAAGGAAGCCAGCTTGATGGATCCTAGCCAGAGGCTTCTGCTTCAAACTACTGTAAATGCTATTGAAAATGCAGGGTATGGAGGTACTAAAATTACAGGAACGAAGACAGGAGTGTATGTCGGATATAGTTCGGACTTTGGTGAAAGTTACAAAGGCTATGCAGAATGGTCAGAGAATACCTTTACAGGCTTTACACTCACCGGAAACATTGAATCAATTCTGGCAGGAAGGATTTCTTATACTTTAGATTTAAAAGGACCCAGTATCGTTGTAGATACAGCGTGTTCTTCTTCACTTGTTGCAGTGCATCTGGCTTGCCAGGGTTTACGTACAGGTGACTGTGATATGGCAGTTGCCGGAGGAGTAAATATAAATTTGCTTCCATTGAAAACTAATAGCAGCCAAAGAATTGGAATAGAATCCTCTACCAGTAGGGCAAGGACTTTCGATGATTCGTCCGATGGAACAGGATTTGGAGAAGGAGTGGCTGTTGTATTTTTAAAGCCATTAAATAAAGCTATTGACGATGGAGATATTATACACGCTGTTATAAAAGGAACTGCAGTCAATCAAGATGGAAGTTCAAGTGGCATTACCGCCCCAAACTCTGCAGCTCAAGAGGAAGTAATCCTGAAAGCATGGAAGGATGCCAACATTAACCCCGAAACCATTACGTATATAGAAGCTCATGGTACTGGCACCAGGTTGGGAGATCCGATTGAGGTGGAGGGTATCCGGAGGGCATTTGGACAGCATATAAAAAAGAAGCAGTTCTGTGGAATAGGTTCTGTTAAAACAAATATCGGACACCTTGATAACGCTGCAGGTATAGCTGGTCTAATCAAAGTGATTATGGCTCTGAAAAACAAGCAACTGCCTCCTACTCTTAATTTCTCCCGACCAAATAGTCATATTGATTTTGAAAATTCTCCTGTGTATATTTGTAACAGGCTTAGGAGATGGGAGACAGCAGGAATTCCCAGAAGGTGCGGAGTAAACTCCTTTGGACTGAGTGGTACAAACTGTCATGTTGTAGTTGAGGAATCCCCTTCCCTGCATGAGAAAGGTTCTGGGGAGGGAAATAAGGATATGCCGTATGTTCTGGCTATTTCTGCATTGAGTGAAGAAGCTCTGAAAACACTTGTTACTCGGTATCGGCATTATATTAAAAACTATATAACTGTTGATGGAAACTTTTTAAAAAACATGTGTTTTACTGCAAGTACAGGAAGAGACCATCATACTTTCAGACTTGCGTTGATCATCAGAGACTGCAAGGAATTGGCAGACAAGCTTGACAAGATGATAGCGTCGGATATACGCAGCTATGAAAGAGAAGGAATATACTATGGACGGCACAGGATTACTGCAGATCCAGGTTCAGCACAAACAAGTGGAGAGATTTCTATGGATGGAATCAGACAAATGAGTGAGCAGGCAAATCGAAAGATAAAGGAGTTTGTTGATTCGGGGCAATGCAAAGATGACGAACTGTCTCGGCTTTGTGAATTGTATATTCAAGGTGCTGCTGTCCAATGGGAGATTCTTTTTAAAGGCATAGATTGTAAACGGACTGAGTTGCCAGAATATCCCTTTGAAAGGAAGCGATGCTGGCTGAAAGGGCCAGATGAATTTGAGAGTGCAAACACTACCGGAGAGGTTGACATGTTTCATACAATTCTCTGGAAGAAGGTTAGCGAGGAAAGGTTTTCTGTACATTCTAATCAAGGAGGTGTACTTGTTTTATGCAACGGTAGCGATATGGGGCGGGAAATAACAGCCGGAATAAGAGAGGCCGGAAGAGAGGTAATTCTTGCTGAATTTGGAGATACTTTCAGCAAAATTAGTGATGACAGATACATAGTTGGTAAATCCATGCACGACTATACCCGACTCATTGCTGAAGTCAGCGGACGGCAACTTTCGAAGGTATTATATATTACTATATCTATGGATACCATGGAACCTGAAACCATTCGTGAATTACATGAAATCCAACAAAGAGGAGTATTTAGCTTTTTGAACCTGATAAGAGCACTTCTCCAAAGTGAGAATAAACAAAAGGTAGATTTTTTATTGGTTTCACAAAATGTAAATCAAGTTACCGGTAGTGAGGAAAATCTCAGTCCATGGCAAGCACCACTTTTTGGATTGGGCAGGGTAATTCCAAAAGAATACAGAAAATTTGCCATAAGGTGTCTGGATATTGACAGCAAAACAACAGTTGAGGACATAATTGCGGAGTTGGATCGAACTGCTAAAGATTATATAATTGCATATCGTGATGGGAATAAGTATGTAGAGACGCTGGAGAATGTGGTACTTTCCCGGGAAGCCACAGATAAGGTTGTGATTAAAAGAAATGGAGTATACATAATAACAGGTGGCACTGGTGGCATTGGACTTGAGATAGGACAATATTTAGCAGAAAAGGAAAATGTAAAACTTGCATTGATTAGCCGAAGTCAATTTCCAGTTAAGAATGAATGGAAAATGGAAGAGGAAAAGGGAGGGAAGCGAGCAAAGCAAATAAAGAAGATACGTGAAATCGAAGAGACAGGATCGGTGGTGGAGCTTTGTGAGGCGGATGTGTCGAATTGGGATGATATGAAAAAATGTGTTAATTTCTTAAGGGAAAAATACGGTAGAATTAATGGAATTATCCATTGTGCTGGTGTAGCTGGAGACGGGTTTATCTTTAAGAAAGATGAAACTGTTTTTAAAGACGTATTAAACCCTAAAGTGTTTGGGACATGGATTCTTGATAAACTTACCGAAGATGATGAACCGGACTTTTTTGTAATGTTTTCATCTATGGAATCTTTGATAGGAAGGGCAGGACAGGGAGATTATACTTCTGCAAATTCTTTTCTTGATGCATATGCAGCATACAGAAACAATCAGGGTAAGAGGACTTTCGTAATTAACTGGCCTGCTTGGAAAGACACAGGAATGGCATATGACTATGGTGTGATAAGTGGCATTGAATTTTTAAAACCAATGGATATATCTGAGGCAATAAATGCATTTGACAGGGTATTACACAGCGGAATACAGAGAGTTATTCCGGGTGAATTAAATATTCGTGTTTTGAGAGAGTCATCCACAGGTACAAACATTAATATTCCTGATATTGTTAATGACTATATAGTAAGAAAAAATAGTGGAGAACGAGTTCCTTCTGAGAGATGCAGTATTGATAGGAGAAGTAATTATACAGCAGTTAAAATAAATGGCCGGGAAAGCGGTTCCTATACAGAAACTGAGAAACGGTTGGCAGATGTATGGGGAGGTATGTTGGATATTGAGGAAATTAACGTAAATGATAGATTTAATGAGATTGGGGGAAATTCCATTATTGCTGTAGGAATGGAAGTAGAGTTAGAAAAAATGGGCATATTGGCAGATGCTTCAGATATTGATAAATATCCAACCTTAGCAGAGTTTGCAGCATTCCTTGACAGTAAGTCATGTGGCGAAGGTATAAGTAAAAATAAAGCGGAGACCTCTCCCGAGGCTTTCTCATTAGTACATACATTGGATTGCAATTCTGAAAAGCCTTCACTTGAGGCCACTGTAAGTAATGAGGTGATACTAGAGGGTATCGAGCCTTTTAATGATGTATATTATAAAAGCTGCTTTTACAATTCTCTTTTTCCTGTAGTCAAATACTTTAGGAAGGATGTATTGGCGTTTTTGACGAATCAAATCATAGCCTATGATTATAGTGATAATAGTAAGATTCCCTTAAGTGTCAGTTACCATTCAATAAAAGATAATTCAATTATTTTAAATGAAATTGGAATAATTGCCCATGCAAAAAATACCAGCCAAGATATTATTTATGATATAACCAGTTCAATTACCGAAGGAAAGCCGGTAATCCTTTGGGTGGATTCTTATTATGAGCCAATCAGAAATGATACTTTTCATAAGAAACATTTGGCACATAGTTGGCTGATTTATGGTTTTAATGAAACGAAAAGAGAATGTTATATTATTGAACACAGGCATAGTGACTCTCTTGCTTATGAAAAATGTGTACTAGGGTATGATGATGTCATAAACTCCTATGAAGGTTTTATTAATAATTTTCAAAATGATATGACTAGAATTCCAAGTTATTCTAATTACTCATTATATTCTGACGAAGAAATCAACGGAAATAAAAATAGTCAACTTAATCATTTACATGTCTTCGGAGAAAACTATTTAAAGTATAAAGACATAGTGTTAAAGGGTTTGGAAAACATTAAGTTGTTTCAGGAGATTTATACTACGATAGTAGAAGATGAGAAAGTTCTTTCTGAGAACGTGGTTCCATTAATTAATTGCCTTAATGAAGTAATTAACATTAAAAAAGTTGAATCCTACAGGGCTAGAATGATTTTCAGACCAAAAACGGATTATGCGCAGATTGTGGATGAGATAACAGAGTACTGGGACTTGATAAGGAAAAAACTGGCTAGATACATGTATTCATCAGTATATAAACCGGAAGAGCTTATTTTAACAGGCAAAGTTATAAATACTATCTACATAATGGAACACAGGCATCATAAGATGCTGTCAGGTGATTTCATAATAAAAAGAAATGATTCGTATATATTTTAA
- a CDS encoding DUF5717 family protein, whose product MKEKVERLAKCVFEYEKPDILLSEEEIVISVDAGRTYSGNFTIKNTRNTSFKGILYSSHPLFYLKQDSFIGAENQITYEVLGDYEKPGEIIKGHICIVSECGELQLPFTITIEAPYLNSSLGKVKDLYNFTNLAKSDWAEAIKLLKTREFSQVVTYHDAKYQLLHQGLIRSRSASQALEEFLVTIRKKLHVNFIVDKNVLNYNIGSDNIMDKVTLMKDNWGYAEIRVTTDVPFITLDHKIIWSDYFVGNTYPLEFVLNPAYMRPGINYGRIYLTTVHDTMIVEITCKCKKGKKEKSEDYKKYREYAYLVIDNYLNFRLNKLSLEEYVTQTAPVLQDLMTVGDKDFYHLIYVHLLIVSGKETEAGNQLEDLQAKADVWKFTASIKYCGYLYLKAMHTKEDSAIEEALQATRESYEQTSDWRLLWLLFYIDKRYDHNKALKLAEIKQQFERGCKSPILYYEAITAISEEPVLLHELSAFEIQILNWGTKNNCITEETAILFTYMAGRRKKYHDLIYNCLIRLYKDYQMKDLLSAICSLLIKGHKRNIRYFKWFRLGVEEQLRITELYEYYMYTLDETGEVELPQPILLYFIYNSNLSDRKKAFLYAYIIKNKEKLPAIYHNYYMRMEQFAYRLLKEHVINPNLALLYEEIITRQGMTAEVALELPYVLFRYEIGCNNPLIKGVCVVHKEIEEEVYIPLINGCAQVDIYTGSAEILLIDTMDNRYSTTVDYTLNKLMPWDYYSESCFVHGAVHPMLLLNLSERAGVYQKFDDQSVEIRKLLLQVKGLTGAYYSKILFDLIAYYYDNFQGEQVETYLQKIDLKELKKDDRNKLLEILIIRDNYETAKKAAWEFGYDGVASKRLIKLCSYLLQETQDEEEEKRLAKLAFYIFKEGKYNEEILLYLVEHYNGTTEDMYSLWEAANGFELDTALLEERLLGQILFAESYLEKGIDVFLRYYRRGTNHKLIRGFLSYYAYKYVIMDRALKLELFEIMKKELVYEDNDVCMLALLKKFSTQEQFTNNDMEFIDYNLHQFVEKGIVLPFFKRFQDVLSLSPGINDRFYIEYISNPANKVTIHYSLQDKKGTGECIAEEMMNVYLGIHVKEFILFCDESIQYYISEEDSEGQIVNTESVTVRLGQDMKLEEDTRYNQLNFMLTALEMQDDKTLSECINNYYMQQSVIKDLFKPL is encoded by the coding sequence TTGAAAGAAAAAGTAGAGCGTTTGGCAAAGTGTGTTTTTGAATATGAAAAGCCGGATATTTTATTGTCGGAAGAAGAAATAGTAATATCAGTGGATGCTGGAAGGACTTATTCTGGCAATTTTACAATTAAGAATACACGGAATACATCGTTTAAAGGCATCCTTTATTCTTCGCATCCTTTGTTTTATCTTAAGCAGGACAGTTTCATAGGGGCAGAAAACCAGATAACCTATGAAGTTCTTGGAGACTATGAAAAGCCCGGAGAAATTATAAAGGGTCATATTTGTATTGTAAGCGAATGTGGAGAGCTACAGCTGCCCTTTACCATTACCATAGAAGCTCCGTACCTTAATTCATCTTTAGGTAAAGTCAAAGATTTATATAATTTTACCAACCTTGCCAAGTCGGACTGGGCAGAAGCCATTAAGCTTTTAAAAACCAGAGAATTTAGTCAGGTAGTTACATATCATGATGCAAAATATCAACTGTTACACCAGGGACTGATAAGAAGCAGGTCAGCGAGCCAGGCTTTGGAGGAATTTTTGGTCACCATACGTAAAAAGCTTCATGTGAATTTCATCGTAGATAAAAATGTCCTGAATTATAACATCGGAAGTGATAATATCATGGATAAGGTAACATTGATGAAGGATAATTGGGGATATGCAGAAATCCGAGTTACGACAGATGTCCCTTTTATTACCTTGGATCATAAGATTATCTGGTCTGATTATTTTGTAGGGAATACCTATCCTTTGGAATTTGTTTTAAATCCTGCGTATATGCGCCCGGGAATTAATTATGGCAGGATTTATCTAACAACGGTACATGATACTATGATTGTAGAAATTACTTGCAAATGTAAAAAAGGGAAAAAGGAAAAAAGTGAGGATTATAAAAAATACCGGGAGTATGCTTATCTAGTAATAGACAATTATTTAAACTTCCGTCTGAATAAGTTATCCCTAGAGGAATATGTAACACAGACAGCTCCTGTCTTACAGGATTTAATGACAGTTGGGGATAAGGATTTTTATCATCTTATCTATGTACACCTGCTAATTGTTTCAGGTAAGGAGACAGAGGCTGGTAACCAGCTTGAGGATTTACAGGCAAAGGCAGACGTATGGAAGTTTACGGCGTCAATAAAGTATTGTGGTTATCTATATTTAAAAGCCATGCATACCAAGGAGGATAGTGCCATAGAAGAAGCTCTTCAGGCTACCAGGGAAAGCTATGAGCAGACTTCTGACTGGAGGCTTCTTTGGCTTCTGTTCTATATAGATAAACGGTACGATCATAACAAGGCATTGAAGCTTGCTGAAATAAAGCAGCAATTTGAACGGGGTTGTAAGAGTCCCATTCTTTATTACGAAGCAATAACAGCAATCAGTGAAGAACCGGTACTTCTACATGAATTAAGTGCTTTTGAAATTCAGATTTTAAATTGGGGTACAAAAAACAATTGTATCACAGAAGAAACAGCAATTCTGTTTACATATATGGCAGGCCGAAGAAAGAAGTATCATGATTTAATATATAACTGCTTGATAAGACTGTACAAGGACTATCAGATGAAAGACTTGTTGTCTGCCATCTGCAGTCTCTTAATTAAGGGGCATAAGAGAAATATTCGGTATTTTAAATGGTTCCGTCTTGGTGTGGAAGAACAACTTAGAATTACCGAACTTTATGAGTATTATATGTACACGTTGGATGAAACTGGGGAGGTGGAACTACCTCAGCCAATACTTTTATATTTTATCTATAACAGTAATTTAAGTGACAGGAAAAAAGCATTTTTATATGCCTATATCATCAAGAATAAAGAAAAGCTGCCAGCAATCTATCACAATTATTACATGCGGATGGAACAGTTTGCTTACAGGCTTTTAAAAGAACACGTTATCAATCCTAATCTTGCCTTGTTGTATGAAGAAATTATAACGAGACAAGGTATGACAGCTGAGGTTGCATTAGAGCTTCCCTATGTTTTGTTTAGATATGAGATAGGTTGCAACAATCCCTTAATAAAAGGGGTTTGTGTTGTGCATAAGGAAATAGAAGAAGAGGTATATATTCCATTGATCAATGGTTGTGCGCAGGTTGATATCTATACCGGAAGTGCTGAGATACTACTAATAGATACTATGGATAATCGTTATTCAACTACGGTAGACTATACATTAAACAAGCTTATGCCGTGGGACTATTACAGTGAGAGCTGTTTTGTACACGGTGCTGTACATCCTATGCTGCTGCTAAATCTTTCGGAAAGAGCAGGAGTCTATCAAAAATTTGATGACCAGTCTGTAGAAATCCGTAAATTGCTTTTACAGGTGAAAGGATTAACGGGTGCATACTACAGTAAGATTTTATTCGATTTGATTGCGTATTATTATGATAATTTCCAAGGTGAACAAGTAGAGACCTATCTTCAAAAAATTGATTTAAAAGAGCTTAAAAAGGATGACAGAAACAAACTGCTTGAAATATTGATTATTAGGGATAATTACGAAACTGCTAAGAAGGCAGCCTGGGAGTTTGGATATGATGGAGTTGCCTCCAAACGACTGATAAAACTATGTTCATACTTATTGCAGGAGACGCAGGATGAAGAAGAGGAGAAGCGTCTTGCCAAACTGGCTTTCTATATTTTTAAGGAAGGCAAATATAATGAGGAAATTTTACTGTATCTGGTTGAGCACTATAATGGTACAACAGAAGATATGTACAGCCTTTGGGAAGCCGCCAACGGTTTTGAACTAGATACAGCTTTACTGGAAGAACGGCTGTTAGGTCAAATTCTTTTTGCGGAAAGTTATCTGGAAAAAGGTATAGACGTATTTCTTAGATATTATAGAAGAGGAACCAATCATAAGTTAATACGTGGTTTTTTATCTTATTACGCTTATAAATATGTGATTATGGACAGAGCATTGAAGCTTGAGTTATTCGAGATTATGAAGAAAGAATTGGTATATGAAGATAATGATGTATGTATGCTGGCCTTGTTAAAGAAATTTTCAACACAAGAACAGTTTACAAATAATGATATGGAATTCATAGACTATAATCTGCATCAGTTTGTTGAAAAAGGGATTGTACTGCCATTCTTTAAAAGATTTCAGGATGTGCTTAGTTTAAGCCCGGGGATTAATGATCGGTTTTACATCGAATATATAAGCAATCCTGCCAATAAAGTCACCATACATTACAGTTTGCAGGATAAAAAAGGAACGGGTGAATGTATAGCAGAAGAAATGATGAATGTTTATCTTGGAATACATGTTAAGGAATTTATCTTGTTTTGTGATGAAAGTATACAGTATTATATTTCAGAAGAGGACAGTGAAGGGCAGATAGTTAATACAGAAAGTGTTACTGTACGGTTAGGACAGGATATGAAGCTTGAGGAAGACACAAGATATAATCAATTGAATTTTATGCTTACAGCCTTAGAGATGCAGGATGATAAAACTTTATCAGAATGTATAAACAATTATTATATGCAGCAGAGCGTAATTAAGGATCTGTTTAAACCGCTGTAG
- the cobD gene encoding threonine-phosphate decarboxylase CobD — MITPKEHFHGSDLEKIEAVYGIKKEDITSFSANVNPLGISPKLRTSLTEQIDAITGYPDREYTSLRSSIANYIKADKKHVLVGNGSTELISILVQLTAPKKAMIISPTYSEYEREISLAGGSCSYYALTESSLFQLDTKAFLKELTEEFDLLVICNPNNPTSSYISSQDLDKIFTICETKGILCMVDETYVEFAEDMEMITAIPLIEKHKNVVVLRGISKFFAAPGLRLGYAVCSDENLIHAVNARKNPWTINTLAAIAGEIMFSDTEYIMATKELMRTERNRICKQLSDCSNVKVYPPAANFVLVKILKEGITAANLFDAAIRKGLMIRDCSTFPGLDDTYFRFCFMSPEKNTELLELLFEFIREL, encoded by the coding sequence ATGATAACACCTAAGGAACACTTTCACGGAAGTGATTTAGAAAAGATAGAAGCTGTTTATGGAATCAAAAAAGAGGATATTACCAGCTTTTCAGCTAACGTAAATCCTCTTGGCATCTCTCCTAAGCTTAGAACCTCTCTAACAGAACAAATAGATGCTATTACAGGTTATCCTGACAGAGAATATACTAGTCTTAGGAGCAGTATTGCAAATTATATAAAAGCAGATAAAAAACATGTTCTAGTAGGGAATGGTTCCACAGAACTTATATCCATCCTAGTACAGTTAACTGCACCTAAGAAAGCAATGATTATAAGCCCAACCTACTCTGAATATGAAAGAGAAATCTCACTGGCAGGCGGAAGCTGCTCCTATTATGCTCTTACAGAGTCTTCTCTCTTTCAGTTGGATACAAAAGCGTTTCTAAAAGAATTGACAGAAGAGTTTGACCTTTTAGTAATTTGTAATCCAAATAACCCTACCTCCTCCTATATCTCTTCACAAGATTTAGACAAGATATTTACTATCTGCGAAACAAAGGGAATCTTATGCATGGTAGATGAGACATATGTAGAATTTGCGGAAGACATGGAGATGATTACTGCAATCCCTCTTATAGAAAAGCACAAAAACGTAGTAGTACTGCGAGGCATCTCTAAATTCTTTGCCGCTCCAGGCCTGCGTTTAGGATACGCTGTGTGCAGTGATGAGAATTTAATCCATGCTGTTAATGCCAGAAAAAATCCATGGACGATTAATACTTTGGCAGCAATCGCCGGTGAAATTATGTTCTCTGATACAGAATACATTATGGCTACCAAGGAATTAATGAGAACAGAGCGAAACCGTATTTGCAAACAATTATCCGATTGCTCCAATGTAAAAGTGTACCCGCCTGCTGCTAATTTTGTACTGGTTAAGATTTTAAAGGAGGGCATCACTGCTGCAAACCTTTTTGATGCTGCCATCAGAAAAGGACTCATGATAAGGGACTGTTCGACTTTTCCTGGACTGGATGATACGTATTTTAGGTTCTGTTTTATGTCTCCTGAGAAAAATACAGAACTATTGGAGCTATTGTTTGAATTTATAAGAGAATTATGA